One Natrinema halophilum genomic window carries:
- a CDS encoding PKD domain-containing protein, which produces METVHTRRNILKTSAAGTVVGAGLIGSSSSAMAAGASFGDGVNLQPSYFCDGDQDIGWELMNQYPNIETLRIEIEPFSFGEVNTTVEDAKRWIDEATENGYTVIASYHHYPDNGASQASALQNAADFWAEHYGTLSQDSSFTINMMNEWGNHSVSASDYASAYNDAIDTVRTETTYTGPIVCDAPGWGQGTHRLADAVEEIDDDDLILSAHVYPSGHNATTGESLKPEHLDVMDETGYPCMIGEFGNYATTTGADWSAIVDHATSLGWPVIGWAWNGDGTDGGMNMADPYWGNECSGPYSESSYFDVVYDKLGSGGSNDGGNDDGGSDDGSGGGNAEPTASINAGTTDAPVGEAVSFDASASSDEDGTIERYEWTFGDGTSSSGERVDHTFGEAGEYEVTLTVTDDAGATASDAVTVVVSGEAGPQAPTNLEVAETSPSSITIQWNGVDGADHYVTYVDGSADHETPETSTTIDSLEADTDYEIAVSAVADGGTESVARTVSATTESDDGSDGNDGSDEELNAEIRASTTSASVGERIGFNAVETTDERTWVTELSWDLGDGTTASGWWNAHRYDSSGTYTVALTATDNEGVATTHEVEVTVGSGGNDDDGGNDGSDSDDGSSETGGDGGADEDGRSNGNETPPTDGLNAEIRASTTSVSAGERVSFNAAETTGTSTWITDLKWDLGDGTTASGWWNAHRYDSSGTYTVALTATDNEGTATTHEVDITVS; this is translated from the coding sequence ATGGAGACTGTACACACACGGCGTAACATCTTGAAGACGTCTGCGGCCGGAACGGTCGTCGGTGCGGGGCTCATCGGAAGCAGTTCGAGTGCGATGGCAGCAGGAGCCTCGTTCGGCGACGGTGTCAACCTGCAGCCATCGTACTTCTGCGATGGCGACCAGGATATCGGCTGGGAACTGATGAACCAGTACCCGAACATCGAAACCCTCCGGATCGAAATCGAGCCGTTCTCGTTCGGCGAAGTCAATACGACGGTCGAGGACGCAAAACGCTGGATCGACGAAGCAACCGAGAACGGGTACACCGTGATCGCCAGCTACCACCACTACCCCGACAACGGGGCCTCGCAAGCGTCGGCGCTGCAAAACGCGGCCGACTTCTGGGCGGAACACTACGGCACCCTCTCGCAAGACTCCTCGTTCACTATCAACATGATGAACGAGTGGGGCAATCACAGCGTCTCCGCGAGCGACTACGCGTCGGCGTACAACGACGCCATCGACACCGTTCGCACCGAGACTACCTACACCGGACCGATCGTCTGCGATGCCCCCGGGTGGGGCCAGGGCACCCACCGACTCGCCGACGCCGTCGAGGAGATCGACGACGACGATCTCATCCTGTCGGCGCACGTCTATCCCAGCGGGCACAACGCGACCACCGGGGAGTCGCTGAAACCGGAGCACCTCGATGTCATGGACGAGACCGGCTATCCCTGCATGATCGGCGAGTTCGGCAACTACGCGACGACCACTGGCGCTGACTGGTCGGCCATCGTCGATCACGCCACTTCCCTCGGCTGGCCGGTCATCGGTTGGGCCTGGAACGGCGACGGCACCGACGGCGGAATGAACATGGCCGACCCGTACTGGGGCAACGAGTGTAGCGGTCCCTACTCCGAATCGTCGTACTTCGACGTCGTCTACGACAAACTCGGTAGCGGTGGCAGCAACGACGGCGGTAACGACGATGGCGGTAGCGACGACGGCAGTGGCGGCGGGAACGCCGAGCCGACGGCCTCGATCAACGCCGGCACGACCGACGCGCCCGTCGGCGAAGCGGTATCGTTCGATGCCAGCGCCTCGAGCGACGAGGACGGGACGATCGAGCGCTACGAGTGGACGTTCGGGGACGGCACGTCGAGTTCGGGCGAACGCGTCGACCACACCTTCGGAGAAGCCGGCGAATACGAGGTGACGCTGACGGTCACCGACGACGCGGGAGCAACCGCCAGCGACGCGGTCACAGTCGTGGTCTCGGGGGAGGCAGGGCCTCAGGCGCCCACGAACCTCGAGGTTGCGGAGACGTCACCCTCGTCGATCACGATCCAGTGGAACGGCGTCGACGGTGCCGATCACTACGTCACGTACGTGGATGGGTCGGCTGATCACGAGACGCCCGAGACGTCGACGACGATCGACAGTCTCGAGGCCGACACCGACTACGAGATTGCCGTGTCCGCCGTCGCCGACGGCGGGACCGAATCCGTCGCGAGGACGGTCTCGGCGACGACCGAGAGCGACGACGGCTCCGACGGGAACGACGGTTCCGACGAGGAACTGAACGCGGAGATACGGGCGAGTACGACCTCGGCATCCGTCGGCGAACGCATCGGTTTCAACGCCGTGGAGACGACCGACGAACGCACCTGGGTCACCGAGTTGAGCTGGGACCTCGGCGACGGCACGACGGCGTCTGGCTGGTGGAACGCCCACCGATACGACTCGTCGGGGACGTACACCGTCGCGCTGACCGCCACCGACAACGAGGGGGTCGCCACGACCCACGAGGTCGAAGTCACGGTCGGGTCCGGCGGGAACGACGATGATGGCGGAAATGACGGTTCCGACAGCGACGACGGTTCCAGCGAGACTGGCGGAGATGGCGGGGCCGACGAAGACGGCCGGTCTAACGGAAATGAAACTCCTCCCACCGACGGTTTGAATGCCGAAATACGAGCAAGCACGACCTCGGTGTCCGCCGGCGAGCGCGTCAGTTTCAACGCCGCGGAGACGACCGGTACCAGCACCTGGATTACCGATCTGAAGTGGGATTTGGGCGACGGCACGACAGCGTCTGGCTGGTGGAACGCCCACCGATACGACTCGTCGGGGACGTACACCGTCGCGCTGACCGCGACCGATAACGAGGGGACTGCAACAACCCACGAGGTCGATATCACCGTTTCCTGA